A genomic segment from Actinomadura hallensis encodes:
- a CDS encoding AmiS/UreI family transporter, whose product MASVGLLYVGAVLFVNALMMLGRVEARSAAIMNLFVGGMQVVLPTLLLVAAGDDTTAVTAAAGIYLFGFTYLYVGIGLLAGLDTTGVGWFSLFVSVAAIVFAGVNFFDVRDHPFGVIWLCWSFLWFLFFLVLGLKRDELTRYTGWVTLANAAGTTTLPAFLLLTDTYTTSTVFAVAFAVCALVVFAGLWPLTRPGRTPSGASPAG is encoded by the coding sequence GTGGCGAGCGTGGGGCTGCTGTACGTCGGCGCGGTGCTGTTCGTCAACGCGCTGATGATGCTCGGACGCGTCGAGGCGCGATCGGCGGCGATCATGAACCTCTTCGTCGGCGGCATGCAGGTGGTGCTGCCGACGCTGCTGCTGGTCGCGGCCGGAGACGACACGACGGCCGTCACCGCGGCGGCCGGCATCTACCTGTTCGGATTCACCTACCTGTACGTCGGGATCGGGCTGCTGGCCGGCCTCGACACCACCGGCGTCGGATGGTTCTCCCTGTTCGTCTCGGTGGCGGCGATCGTCTTCGCGGGGGTGAACTTCTTCGACGTCCGCGACCACCCGTTCGGGGTCATCTGGCTCTGCTGGTCGTTCCTGTGGTTCCTGTTCTTCCTCGTCCTCGGCCTCAAGCGGGACGAGCTGACCCGCTACACGGGCTGGGTGACCCTGGCGAACGCCGCGGGCACCACGACCCTTCCCGCGTTCCTGCTGCTGACCGACACCTACACGACGTCAACCGTGTTCGCCGTCGCCTTCGCGGTCTGCGCCCTGGTCGTCTTCGCCGGGCTGTGGCCGCTGACCCGTCCCGGGCGCACACCGAGCGGCGCGTCCCCCGCGGGCTGA
- the fmdA gene encoding formamidase — MPEVVFSVDQARSMRDQAVPGHNRWHPDIPAAATVRPGAEFRVECREWTDGQIGNNDSANDVRDVDLAPCHMLSGPIAVEGAEPGDLLVVDILDIGPIPQETGEVAGQGWGYTGIFSKQNGGGFLTDYYPDAYKAIWDFHGQQATSRHIPGVRFTGITHPGLFGTAPSAEMLARWNAREQALIDTAPDRVPPLALPPLPDGVLAGTLTGDALAKVAAEGARTVPPRENGGNHDIKNFTRGARVFYPVHVPGGMLSGGDLHFSQGDGEITFCGAIEMGGFIDFHVDVIKGGMEKYGVTNNPVFMPGNVEPRYTEFLSFIGISVDHDTNTNHYNDATLAFRNACLNAIEYLKTFGYTGEQAYLLLGAAPIEGRVSGVVDIPNACCSLYLPTAIFDFDIRPTAEGPRRADRGQCAVSS, encoded by the coding sequence ATGCCCGAAGTCGTCTTCAGCGTCGACCAGGCCCGTTCCATGCGCGACCAGGCCGTTCCCGGCCACAACCGGTGGCACCCCGACATCCCGGCGGCCGCCACCGTCCGTCCCGGCGCGGAGTTCCGCGTCGAGTGCCGGGAGTGGACGGACGGGCAGATCGGCAACAACGACTCGGCCAACGACGTGCGCGACGTCGACCTCGCGCCCTGCCACATGCTGAGCGGACCCATCGCGGTCGAGGGCGCCGAGCCCGGCGACCTGCTCGTCGTCGACATCCTCGACATCGGCCCCATCCCGCAGGAGACGGGAGAGGTCGCCGGCCAGGGGTGGGGCTACACCGGCATCTTCTCCAAGCAGAACGGCGGCGGGTTCCTCACCGACTACTACCCCGACGCCTACAAGGCGATCTGGGACTTCCACGGCCAGCAGGCCACCTCGCGGCACATCCCGGGCGTCCGCTTCACCGGCATCACCCACCCGGGGCTGTTCGGCACCGCGCCGTCGGCGGAGATGCTGGCGCGGTGGAACGCCCGGGAGCAGGCGCTCATCGACACCGCCCCGGACCGGGTGCCGCCGCTCGCGCTGCCGCCCCTGCCCGACGGCGTCCTCGCCGGGACGCTCACCGGGGACGCGCTGGCCAAGGTCGCCGCGGAGGGCGCCCGCACCGTCCCGCCGCGCGAGAACGGCGGCAATCACGACATCAAGAACTTCACCCGCGGCGCACGCGTCTTCTACCCCGTCCACGTGCCCGGCGGCATGCTGTCCGGGGGTGACCTCCACTTCAGCCAGGGCGACGGTGAGATCACCTTCTGCGGCGCCATCGAGATGGGCGGCTTCATCGACTTCCACGTGGACGTCATCAAGGGAGGCATGGAGAAGTACGGCGTGACCAACAACCCGGTGTTCATGCCGGGCAACGTTGAGCCGCGCTACACCGAGTTCCTGAGCTTCATCGGGATCTCGGTCGACCACGACACCAACACCAACCACTACAACGACGCCACGCTCGCCTTCCGGAACGCCTGCCTCAACGCCATCGAGTACCTCAAGACCTTCGGCTACACCGGGGAGCAGGCGTACCTCCTTCTGGGCGCGGCTCCGATCGAGGGACGCGTCAGCGGCGTGGTCGACATCCCGAACGCCTGCTGCTCGCTCTACCTGCCCACGGCCATCTTCGACTTCGACATCCGTCCGACGGCCGAGGGCCCGCGCCGCGCCGACCGCGGCCAGTGCGCCGTGTCCTCCTGA
- a CDS encoding alkaline phosphatase D family protein produces MDAGARTFTAHGHHYAVVEIEGLEPGARIPYEVVADGETVWPESGSGFPPSQIRTLDASGDLRISFGSCRRSPGSVEQFGYDALAALSDRLRTGGDSVEWPDVLLMVGDQIYADELTDEMRAFIRSRRGPGDLPVEEVADYEEYTYLYKLAWHDDPAVRWLLSTVPTFTIFDDHDIRDDWNTSYAWRQEIWSQPWWRARITGGIGSYWIYQHLGNLSPGERASDPVYRAVRKASDETGDAGAVLDAFAERADKEPASTRWSYAHDWGGVRLIVVDSRCSRLLTADRRGMLDDEEFAWLDGQCQGGMDHLLIASSLPYLLPRTIHHAESWNEAVAGGAWGKTAAKLGEKIRQAADLEHWAAFDESFRALAADVVAVGRGERGPAPASISFLSGDIHYSYLARVTRPDTESKISQIVCSPLRNPLAGLFRWANRIAYTGVARGPFRALAKLARVPVPPLRWRLTDGPWFDNAIATVELSGRDCRVRWETPRDGGALAEMGGAQITG; encoded by the coding sequence GTGGACGCCGGGGCCCGGACGTTCACCGCGCACGGCCACCACTACGCGGTCGTCGAGATCGAGGGGCTCGAGCCGGGCGCGCGGATCCCCTACGAGGTGGTGGCCGACGGCGAGACCGTCTGGCCCGAGAGCGGCAGCGGGTTCCCCCCGTCGCAGATCAGGACGCTGGACGCGTCCGGCGACCTGCGGATCTCGTTCGGTTCCTGCCGCCGCTCGCCCGGTTCGGTCGAGCAGTTCGGGTACGACGCGCTGGCCGCTCTCTCCGACAGGCTCCGCACGGGCGGCGACTCGGTCGAGTGGCCGGACGTCCTGCTCATGGTCGGCGACCAGATCTACGCCGACGAGCTGACGGACGAGATGCGCGCGTTCATCCGTTCGCGCCGCGGGCCGGGGGATCTGCCCGTCGAGGAGGTCGCCGACTACGAGGAGTACACCTACCTCTACAAGCTCGCCTGGCACGACGATCCGGCGGTGCGGTGGCTGCTGTCCACGGTCCCGACCTTCACCATCTTCGACGACCACGACATCAGGGACGACTGGAACACCTCCTACGCGTGGCGGCAGGAGATCTGGTCGCAGCCCTGGTGGAGGGCCAGGATCACCGGAGGCATCGGCTCCTACTGGATCTACCAGCACCTCGGGAACCTGTCGCCGGGGGAACGCGCGTCCGACCCCGTGTACCGGGCGGTGCGGAAGGCGTCGGACGAGACGGGCGACGCGGGCGCCGTCCTGGACGCGTTCGCGGAGAGGGCCGACAAGGAGCCGGCGAGCACGCGCTGGAGCTACGCGCACGACTGGGGCGGCGTCCGCCTGATCGTGGTCGACAGCCGCTGCTCCCGCCTCCTCACCGCGGACCGCCGCGGGATGCTGGACGACGAGGAGTTCGCCTGGCTGGACGGCCAGTGCCAGGGCGGCATGGACCACCTGCTCATCGCGAGCTCCCTCCCCTACCTGCTGCCCAGGACGATCCACCACGCCGAGTCGTGGAACGAGGCGGTCGCCGGCGGGGCCTGGGGCAAGACCGCGGCGAAGCTGGGGGAGAAGATCAGGCAGGCCGCCGACCTGGAGCACTGGGCGGCGTTCGACGAGTCGTTCCGCGCGCTGGCCGCCGACGTCGTCGCCGTGGGACGCGGCGAGCGGGGCCCGGCGCCGGCGAGCATCTCGTTCCTGTCCGGCGACATCCACTACTCGTACCTGGCGCGCGTCACGCGACCGGACACGGAGTCGAAGATCTCGCAGATCGTCTGCTCGCCGCTGCGCAACCCCCTGGCCGGCCTGTTCCGCTGGGCGAACCGGATCGCGTACACGGGGGTGGCCCGGGGGCCGTTCCGCGCGCTGGCGAAACTGGCGCGGGTGCCCGTCCCTCCGCTGCGGTGGCGGCTGACCGACGGCCCCTGGTTCGACAACGCCATCGCGACCGTCGAACTGTCGGGACGCGATTGCCGCGTCCGCTGGGAGACGCCGCGGGACGGCGGCGCGCTCGCCGAGATGGGGGGCGCGCAAATCACCGGCTGA